The window CAGGCGATGGTGTGGCTGGGCATCATCGTGCACTCGGTCTCCGCGGTCCTGCGTGGCCTGGCCACCAACCGCTTCCCCTTCGGCAACCTCTACGAGTACGTGCTGGTCACCACCGCCTTCATCATGATCGGTGCGGCGCTGGTCATCCAGCGCAAGGAGTGGCGCATCGTCTGGCCGTGGCTCCTGCTGCCGATCCTGGCGCTCCTGTTCTTCGGCGGCACCAAGCTCTACGCCGACTCCGCCCCGGTCGTCCCGGCCCTGCAGTCCCACTGGCTGCCGATCCACGTCTCCATCGTCTCCTCCGGCGCCTCCCTCGGTGTGCTCTCCGGTATCGCCTCGCTGCTCTACCTGCTGCGCATCTGGCAGCCGCAGGGCAAGGAGCACGGCTTCTTCGGCGCCATCGCCAAGCCGCTGCCGAGCACCAAGAAGCTCGACGGCATGGCCTACAGGACCGCGATCCTCACCCTGCCCGTCTTCGGTCTGGGCATCGTCCTCGGCGCGATCTGGGCGGAGGCGGCCTGGGGCCGCTTCTGGGGCTGGGACCCGAAGGAGACGGTCTCCCTGATCTCCTGGGTCCTCTACGCCGCGTACCTCCACGCCCGTGCGACCGCCGGCTGGCGTGACTGGAAGGCCGCGTGGATCAACATCGCCGCCCTGGCGACCACCATCTTCAACCTCTTCTTCATCAACATGGTCGTCTCGGGCCTCCACTCCTACGCGGGACTCAACTAGACCGCTGCTGAACAGCACGCACGCCGCGCCAGAACTCTCTGGCGCGGCGTTCCTGTTTCCCCTGATGTGCCGGGCCTCCCCGCCGCGCGGACCCCGATGAGTCTCCGCAGGCTAGACTTGAACATATTCCGAACAGCTTCTGAGGGAGGAGTCGGACAGTGACAGGGACGTCAGCCCCCAGGAAGAAGACCGGCAAGCCTGCCGGCGACGATCCGGTGCTTCTCGATCTCGGTGCCCGGCTGGCTCAGCGCCGCCGCGACATCGGCGCCCTGCAGGCGGACATCGCGGAGAAGGCCGGGGTCTCCCGCTCCACGCTCCACACGATCGAGCACGGCGGCACGGGGGTCCGCTGGGAGAAGGTCGCCGCTGTGGCGCACGCCCTCGGCATGGCCATGACCTTCGAGGTCACGGACGGGTAGTCAGCCGCTGACCACCGGATCCCACACGCGGAGCATGCCCACGGGCATGCCGGCGTCGGTGGGGTAGCCCATGTCCGCGGGGTCGACGTCGAGGGCGACCCGTCGACCGACCAGCGGCCGCCACGTGGCGGAGTCGTCGCTGTACTCCGACCTCTCACCCAGGCTGATCTCGGAGACCGTCTCGGTGCGTTCGGACCACGGCCCCTGGGACGCGGTGACCTCCTGTGGGGCATCCAGGAGGAGGGTGTAGTAGCGGTTGCTCTCCGGCTCGCCGTTCGGTGAGGGCTCCCCGCCGGTCATCTCGCTGGTGCTCTTCTCCGCGACGACACCGGTGAAGCGCACCATGCCCGCGGCTGGTCCGCTCTGTGGCGACGTCGGGGCGGGGGCGGCCGCGGGCGTCGCGCCGCGGAGAGCCGCCAGGCCGGAGTGGTCGGTGGAGGGCAGCCACGTGATCGTCTGGTGGTCCGGCAGGGCGCCGAGCGCCTCGAAGACGGTGGGCTCCCCGACGCTCACCAGCGACGTCCCCGTCAGGCGGTAGAGCGTGCTCGTGCCCTCGCGCTGCGTGGACACGTAGTCGACCTGGTACACGCCGGCCCCCGACCGGGAGGCCTCCAGCCGCGCCCGGCTGCCACCGGCTCCGGCGGCCCCGTCGACGAGGTAGTCCGTCGAGCGGATGAGCTGCCCGTCGGCGTCGGTGGAGTACAGGTGGACGCGGGAGAACTCCGTGCCGTCGATCCGGAGCAGCATGTCGGGCCGGTGGTCGCCGGTGGCCTCCACGATGGCGTAGGACCACGAGCCCGTGGGGTGGAAGCGGCTCATGCGGTCCTCCGGGTAGGTGGGGGGATTCTGCAGCACGCCGCGGTAGGCGTCGGCGGTGTGGTCCCCGTTCTGCTCCGGCTGGGGCGCGGCATC of the Corynebacterium humireducens NBRC 106098 = DSM 45392 genome contains:
- the ccsB gene encoding c-type cytochrome biogenesis protein CcsB; protein product: MTVNQTLSNFSDVAFQSAFVIYVLALVLSLVYYGRMQSVIDARRSLARAEQKELVAVGDGGSTVLDDAPDLSEVEKLEAGANKFGGMTQAMVWLGIIVHSVSAVLRGLATNRFPFGNLYEYVLVTTAFIMIGAALVIQRKEWRIVWPWLLLPILALLFFGGTKLYADSAPVVPALQSHWLPIHVSIVSSGASLGVLSGIASLLYLLRIWQPQGKEHGFFGAIAKPLPSTKKLDGMAYRTAILTLPVFGLGIVLGAIWAEAAWGRFWGWDPKETVSLISWVLYAAYLHARATAGWRDWKAAWINIAALATTIFNLFFINMVVSGLHSYAGLN
- a CDS encoding helix-turn-helix domain-containing protein, translated to MTGTSAPRKKTGKPAGDDPVLLDLGARLAQRRRDIGALQADIAEKAGVSRSTLHTIEHGGTGVRWEKVAAVAHALGMAMTFEVTDG